From the Micromonospora sediminicola genome, one window contains:
- a CDS encoding MSMEG_6728 family protein, which translates to MQTFLPYPDFLASARTLDQKRLGKQRVETIQVLRGLTRPDYGWRNHPAVKMWAGYEEALTRYGLDMCAVWCEPGRADTCAATLATDLATACGIAVIRTQDELASTGELPPWLGRDDLHRSHRSSLLRKDPAHYAPLFTDVSPDLEYVWPPSDRPRRCLP; encoded by the coding sequence ATGCAGACGTTCCTGCCGTATCCGGACTTCCTGGCCAGCGCCCGGACCCTGGACCAGAAGCGGCTGGGCAAGCAGCGCGTGGAGACCATCCAGGTGCTGCGCGGCCTGACCCGCCCGGACTACGGCTGGCGCAACCATCCCGCGGTGAAGATGTGGGCCGGGTACGAGGAGGCCCTGACCCGCTACGGGCTGGACATGTGCGCGGTGTGGTGCGAGCCGGGCCGGGCGGACACCTGCGCCGCCACGCTCGCCACCGACCTCGCCACCGCCTGCGGCATCGCGGTGATCCGGACCCAGGACGAGCTGGCCTCGACCGGCGAGCTGCCGCCCTGGCTGGGCCGGGACGACCTGCACCGCAGCCACCGCTCGTCGCTGCTGCGCAAGGACCCCGCCCACTACGCCCCGCTGTTCACCGACGTCTCCCCCGACCTGGAGTACGTCTGGCCCCCCTCCGACCGCCCCCGCCGCTGCCTGCCGTGA
- a CDS encoding potassium channel family protein: MAEPLRDRARRATGWRLRMNGDERPHFVVCGSDPLAYWVVRALLATDGAHGQVRVTLVVPERRRSEGPDGRDVPGVRVVRADRLDEATFRRAGLADAAGLALLHQDDVGNMHAALCAQEVEPRLRLVVRMFNTNLADGLRQLFPDSAVLSDASMAAPAFVAAALGELAPTHFRHAGRTLYVARRADVRPQDVVCGLAVTGDPELVRVLPADEAAADVVLAEATGQPPGTELAARRLVRARRRRQPVEVLLRAVRSFATRKIGIAVLVLLGVIAVLGWLNARAAEVNWSEALYLTLVTTLSGQDPDVNKPVAAQIMQVVLNLAGLALIPLITAAVVDGIVNARLALHAGRIQPDRSGHVVVVGLGNIGTRVMAQLHDFGVEVVAIDRNAEARGAALAHRLGVPLIVGDAGREETLRSASVDTCQALVVVSTDDGTNLRAALIARSLDPDLRVVLRLFDGDFAERIQQAFGIGISRSVSYLAAPSFAAALLDRAVIATIPVDRHALLVTEVPVVAGSPLDGRPLGTVARPGEVRLLAHTRVGQKADWSVDPRMVLQAGDRLTVVARRAGLTALLRETTPAPPPAPTGPPAPREAAE; encoded by the coding sequence ATGGCCGAGCCCCTGCGCGACCGCGCGCGCCGCGCGACCGGCTGGCGGCTCCGGATGAACGGTGACGAACGACCCCACTTCGTGGTCTGCGGTTCCGACCCGCTGGCCTACTGGGTGGTCCGCGCCCTGCTCGCCACCGACGGGGCCCACGGCCAGGTGCGGGTCACGCTGGTGGTGCCGGAGCGCCGCCGCTCGGAGGGCCCGGACGGGCGGGACGTGCCCGGGGTCCGGGTGGTGCGGGCCGACCGGCTCGACGAGGCCACGTTCCGCCGGGCCGGGCTGGCCGACGCGGCCGGGCTGGCCCTGCTGCACCAGGACGACGTGGGCAACATGCACGCCGCGCTCTGCGCCCAGGAGGTCGAGCCCCGGCTGCGCCTGGTGGTCCGGATGTTCAACACCAACCTGGCCGACGGGCTGCGGCAGCTCTTCCCCGACTCGGCGGTGCTCTCCGACGCCTCGATGGCCGCCCCCGCGTTCGTCGCCGCCGCGCTGGGCGAGCTGGCCCCGACCCACTTCCGGCACGCCGGCCGCACGCTCTACGTGGCCCGCCGCGCCGACGTACGCCCGCAGGACGTGGTCTGCGGCCTGGCCGTCACCGGTGATCCCGAGCTGGTCCGGGTGCTTCCCGCCGACGAGGCGGCGGCCGACGTGGTGCTCGCCGAGGCGACCGGCCAGCCGCCCGGCACCGAGTTGGCCGCGCGGCGGCTGGTCCGGGCCCGGCGGCGCCGGCAACCGGTCGAGGTGCTGCTCCGCGCGGTCCGCAGCTTCGCCACCCGCAAGATCGGCATCGCGGTGCTGGTGCTGCTCGGGGTGATCGCGGTGCTCGGCTGGCTCAACGCCCGGGCCGCCGAGGTCAACTGGAGTGAGGCGCTCTATCTCACCCTGGTCACCACGCTCAGCGGCCAGGACCCGGACGTCAACAAGCCGGTCGCCGCCCAGATCATGCAGGTGGTGCTCAACCTGGCCGGGCTGGCGCTGATCCCGCTGATCACGGCCGCCGTGGTCGACGGCATCGTGAACGCCCGGTTGGCCCTGCACGCCGGCCGGATCCAACCGGACCGGTCCGGCCACGTGGTCGTGGTCGGGTTGGGCAACATCGGCACGCGGGTGATGGCGCAGCTGCACGACTTCGGGGTTGAGGTGGTGGCCATCGACCGGAACGCGGAGGCGCGCGGCGCCGCCCTCGCGCACCGGCTGGGGGTGCCGTTGATCGTCGGCGACGCCGGCCGGGAGGAGACGCTGCGCTCCGCCTCGGTGGACACCTGCCAGGCGCTGGTGGTGGTCTCGACCGACGACGGGACGAACCTGCGTGCCGCGTTGATCGCCCGTTCGCTCGATCCTGACCTGCGGGTGGTGCTGCGGCTGTTCGACGGCGACTTCGCCGAGCGGATCCAGCAGGCGTTCGGCATCGGCATCTCGCGCAGCGTGTCCTACCTGGCCGCGCCGTCGTTCGCGGCGGCCCTGCTGGACCGCGCGGTGATTGCCACGATCCCGGTCGACCGGCACGCGCTGCTGGTCACCGAGGTGCCGGTGGTGGCGGGTTCCCCGCTGGACGGGCGACCGCTCGGCACGGTGGCCCGACCGGGCGAGGTGCGCCTGCTGGCGCACACCCGCGTCGGCCAGAAGGCCGACTGGTCGGTCGACCCGCGCATGGTGCTGCAGGCCGGCGACCGGTTGACCGTGGTGGCCCGGCGGGCCGGGCTGACCGCCCTGCTCCGGGAGACCACACCCGCGCCACCGCCCGCGCCGACCGGGCCACCAGCGCCCCGCGAGGCGGCGGAGTGA
- a CDS encoding APC family permease encodes MERLARRLGVPDAVVIGLGSMLGAGVFVVFAPAASAAGGAGLLVALALAGFIAFCNATSSARLAARYPESGGTYVYGRERLHPFAGFVAGWGFVVGKTASCAAMALTVGAYLWPGRARLVAVLAVAAVTAVNLRGVGKTATATRVLVGVVLTVLAVVAVTGAPQIAVDRLTDGGDIGARGVLTAAGLLFFAFAGYARIATLGEEVRDPERTIPRAVPLALGAVLAVYLTLAVVALGVLGTERLAAASAPLVEVVSAAGHPGLAWLVRAGAAVAVTGVLLSLLAGVGRTTLAMARRHDLPATLAAVHPRHRVPHRAELAVAAVVIVVVALGDVRGAIGFSSCTVLVYYAITNAAALTLGRDPARKLPVRTLAALGLVGCLLLAVNLPLPSVLAGFGVLALGAAWYALRHR; translated from the coding sequence GTGGAACGGCTGGCACGACGACTCGGCGTACCCGACGCGGTCGTCATCGGGTTGGGGTCGATGCTCGGCGCGGGCGTCTTCGTGGTCTTCGCGCCCGCCGCGTCGGCGGCCGGCGGCGCCGGGCTGCTGGTGGCGCTCGCGCTGGCCGGCTTCATCGCGTTCTGCAACGCCACCAGCTCGGCCCGGCTCGCCGCCCGCTACCCGGAGTCCGGCGGCACCTACGTCTACGGCCGGGAACGACTGCACCCGTTCGCCGGATTCGTCGCCGGGTGGGGATTCGTGGTCGGCAAGACGGCGAGCTGCGCGGCCATGGCGCTGACCGTCGGGGCGTACCTGTGGCCGGGGCGGGCCCGGCTCGTCGCGGTCCTCGCGGTGGCGGCGGTGACCGCGGTGAACCTGCGCGGCGTCGGCAAGACCGCGACCGCCACCCGGGTCCTGGTCGGCGTGGTGCTCACCGTGCTCGCCGTGGTGGCGGTGACCGGCGCGCCGCAGATCGCCGTCGACCGGCTCACCGACGGCGGCGACATCGGGGCACGCGGCGTGCTCACCGCCGCCGGCCTGCTCTTCTTCGCCTTCGCCGGCTACGCGCGGATCGCCACGCTGGGCGAGGAGGTACGCGACCCGGAGCGCACGATCCCGCGCGCCGTGCCGCTCGCGCTCGGCGCGGTGCTGGCCGTCTACCTGACGCTGGCCGTGGTCGCGCTCGGCGTGCTGGGCACCGAGCGGCTGGCCGCCGCCTCCGCGCCGCTGGTCGAGGTGGTGTCGGCAGCGGGCCACCCCGGGCTGGCCTGGCTGGTCCGGGCGGGGGCGGCCGTCGCGGTCACCGGGGTGCTGCTCTCCCTGCTGGCCGGCGTCGGCCGCACCACGCTGGCGATGGCCCGCCGCCACGACCTGCCGGCGACCCTGGCGGCGGTGCACCCGCGCCACCGGGTGCCGCACCGCGCCGAACTGGCCGTGGCCGCCGTGGTGATCGTCGTGGTGGCGCTCGGCGACGTACGGGGCGCGATCGGCTTCTCCAGCTGCACCGTGCTGGTCTACTACGCGATCACCAACGCGGCGGCGCTGACGCTGGGGCGGGACCCGGCGCGGAAGCTGCCGGTGCGGACGCTCGCGGCCCTGGGACTGGTGGGCTGCCTGCTGCTCGCGGTCAACCTGCCGCTGCCCAGCGTGCTCGCCGGCTTCGGCGTGCTCGCCCTCGGCGCCGCCTGGTACGCCCTCCGCCACCGCTGA
- a CDS encoding chitinase C-terminal domain-containing protein, whose translation MLARRISRWLSAGAAGLLTAALAVAVAPDARSAVVDDEACRPDGLYRTPGVAVPYCTVYDTAGREKMGADHPRRIIGYFTSWRTGRNGAPAYLVNQIPWQKVTHINYAFAHVDANNRISVGNPAAPDNPATNMTWPGVAGAEMDPSLPYTGHFNLLNKYKKQHPNVRTLISVGGWAETGGFIDDNGNRVDSGGFYRMTTTGTNTVNTAGINTFADSVVTFLRTYGIDGVDIDYEYPTSNNKAGNPLDFAQADAKRAGLNASYQVLMRTLREKLDRAAAADGKHYLLTVAAPASGWLLRGMESYQALQYLDYVNVMSYDLHGAWNHFVGPNAALYDNGDDAELASGGVYGAYSGIGYLNTDWAYHYFRGALPSGRVNIGVPYYTRGWQGVTGGTNGLWGRAALPDQTKCPAGTGGSIGSTIPCGNGAVGIDNLWHDLDAAGDEVPAGANPMWHAKNLQQGITGDYLTAYGLTPATDPADRISGSYARNYSSALVAPWLWNAEKKVFLSTEDDQSLAAKADWVTAKGVGGVMIWELAGDYAYDPAKGQYGMGDTLTTLLYDRFRTAPAYGARKAGTTMPTRTLDVAVGMGGFALGDNNYPINPELRLTNNTGAPIPAGAQLEFDYPTTTPATLSQQSGWALTTVSTGHTGSNVGGLKGDHNRVRLTVPAAIAPGAYAEVTLNYQLPISGPANLTLAFGGQTYALTGDWARGGAVVTPSPSPSGSTPPGGGTCTAPAWSAATAYSGGATVSYGGHTWSAKWWTQGETPGSAAVWADQGACAGSPTPTASPTSTGGACTAPAWAAGTAYSGGAVVSHGGHRWTARWWTQGDVPGANSQGVWTDNGPC comes from the coding sequence GTGCTGGCGAGACGAATCAGCCGTTGGCTGTCGGCGGGCGCCGCCGGTCTGCTGACCGCGGCCCTGGCGGTCGCCGTCGCCCCGGACGCGCGGTCGGCCGTCGTCGACGACGAGGCCTGCCGGCCCGACGGGCTCTACCGCACGCCCGGGGTCGCGGTGCCCTACTGCACCGTCTACGACACCGCTGGCCGGGAGAAGATGGGCGCCGACCACCCGCGCCGGATCATCGGCTACTTCACCAGCTGGCGCACCGGCCGCAACGGCGCACCCGCCTACCTGGTGAACCAGATCCCGTGGCAGAAGGTCACCCACATCAACTACGCGTTCGCCCACGTCGACGCGAACAACCGCATCTCCGTGGGCAACCCGGCCGCGCCGGACAACCCGGCCACGAACATGACCTGGCCCGGCGTGGCCGGCGCCGAGATGGACCCGAGCCTGCCCTACACCGGGCACTTCAACCTGCTCAACAAGTACAAGAAGCAGCACCCGAACGTCCGCACCCTGATCAGCGTCGGCGGCTGGGCCGAGACCGGCGGCTTCATCGACGACAACGGCAACCGGGTGGACTCCGGCGGCTTCTACCGGATGACCACCACCGGCACCAACACGGTCAACACCGCCGGCATCAACACGTTCGCCGACTCGGTGGTCACGTTCCTGCGCACCTACGGGATCGACGGCGTGGACATCGACTACGAGTACCCGACCTCCAACAACAAGGCCGGCAACCCGCTCGACTTCGCCCAGGCCGACGCCAAGCGGGCCGGGCTCAACGCCTCCTACCAGGTGCTGATGCGCACGCTGCGGGAGAAGCTCGACCGGGCCGCCGCCGCCGACGGCAAGCACTACCTGCTCACCGTGGCCGCGCCCGCGTCCGGGTGGCTGCTGCGCGGCATGGAGTCCTACCAGGCGTTGCAGTACCTCGACTACGTCAACGTCATGTCCTACGACCTGCACGGCGCGTGGAACCACTTCGTCGGGCCGAACGCGGCGCTCTACGACAACGGCGACGACGCCGAGCTGGCCTCCGGCGGGGTCTACGGTGCGTACTCCGGGATCGGCTACCTCAACACCGACTGGGCCTACCACTACTTCCGGGGCGCGCTGCCCAGCGGCCGGGTCAACATCGGCGTGCCCTACTACACCCGGGGCTGGCAGGGCGTCACCGGCGGCACCAACGGCCTGTGGGGGCGGGCGGCGCTGCCCGACCAGACGAAGTGCCCGGCCGGCACCGGCGGCTCGATCGGCTCCACCATCCCCTGCGGCAACGGCGCGGTCGGCATCGACAACCTCTGGCACGACCTCGACGCCGCCGGCGACGAGGTGCCCGCCGGCGCCAACCCGATGTGGCACGCGAAGAACCTCCAGCAGGGCATCACCGGCGACTACCTGACCGCGTACGGGCTCACCCCCGCCACCGACCCGGCCGACCGGATCAGCGGCAGCTACGCCCGGAACTACTCCTCCGCGTTGGTCGCGCCCTGGCTGTGGAACGCCGAGAAGAAGGTCTTCCTCTCCACCGAGGACGACCAGTCGCTCGCCGCCAAGGCCGACTGGGTCACGGCCAAGGGCGTCGGCGGCGTGATGATCTGGGAACTCGCCGGCGACTACGCCTACGACCCGGCCAAGGGCCAGTACGGCATGGGCGACACGCTCACCACGCTGCTCTACGACCGGTTCAGGACCGCGCCCGCGTACGGGGCCCGCAAGGCCGGCACCACCATGCCCACGAGGACGCTCGACGTGGCGGTCGGCATGGGCGGCTTCGCGCTCGGCGACAACAACTACCCGATCAACCCGGAGCTGCGGCTGACCAACAACACCGGCGCGCCGATCCCGGCCGGGGCGCAGCTGGAGTTCGACTACCCCACCACCACCCCGGCCACGCTCAGCCAGCAGTCCGGCTGGGCGCTCACCACGGTCTCCACCGGCCACACCGGCAGCAACGTGGGCGGCCTCAAGGGCGACCACAACCGGGTACGCCTCACCGTGCCGGCCGCCATCGCGCCCGGCGCGTACGCCGAGGTGACGCTGAACTACCAACTCCCGATCTCCGGTCCGGCCAACCTCACGCTCGCCTTCGGCGGCCAGACGTACGCGCTGACCGGCGACTGGGCGCGCGGTGGCGCGGTCGTCACCCCGTCGCCGAGCCCGAGCGGCTCCACCCCGCCCGGCGGCGGCACCTGCACCGCCCCGGCGTGGTCGGCGGCCACCGCGTACTCCGGCGGCGCGACCGTCTCGTACGGCGGGCACACCTGGAGCGCGAAGTGGTGGACCCAGGGCGAGACGCCGGGCAGCGCGGCGGTCTGGGCCGACCAGGGTGCCTGCGCCGGCTCCCCGACGCCCACCGCCTCCCCGACGTCCACGGGTGGGGCGTGCACGGCCCCGGCCTGGGCCGCCGGCACCGCGTACTCCGGTGGTGCGGTGGTCTCCCACGGCGGGCACCGGTGGACCGCGCGGTGGTGGACCCAGGGTGACGTCCCGGGGGCCAACAGCCAGGGCGTCTGGACCGACAACGGGCCCTGCTGA
- a CDS encoding phosphatase PAP2 family protein codes for MRLRPVRPAGWWFDGLLLAALVALTVALATDHLFGLDRAVADWAAAHRPTAARWVAMALNLLGQGTPLTLLAAGLGVLLGLRLRSVRPVLPPVTAFVLTFFTIGPLKVWTARPAPSASVKEPFLPAEQTLPLFQHDLPVRFAQSYPSGHVANAIVWYGVLALLLAPLLRSVGRAVGPRLVTVVRVVPPAVVFCTTVYLGWHWFTDSVAGLLLGLLLDRLLHRVPWDDLPLPGRLGPWARPTDQLR; via the coding sequence CTGCGGCTGCGACCGGTCCGACCGGCCGGGTGGTGGTTCGACGGGCTGCTGCTCGCGGCCCTGGTGGCGCTGACCGTGGCGCTCGCCACCGACCATCTGTTCGGGCTCGACCGGGCGGTCGCCGACTGGGCCGCCGCGCACCGCCCGACCGCCGCCCGCTGGGTGGCGATGGCGCTCAACCTGCTCGGCCAGGGCACCCCACTGACGCTGCTGGCGGCCGGGCTCGGCGTGCTGCTCGGGCTGCGGCTGCGCTCGGTACGGCCGGTGCTGCCGCCGGTGACCGCGTTCGTGCTGACGTTCTTCACGATCGGCCCGCTGAAGGTGTGGACGGCCCGTCCGGCGCCGAGCGCGTCGGTGAAGGAGCCGTTCCTGCCGGCCGAGCAGACGCTGCCGCTGTTCCAGCACGACCTGCCGGTGCGGTTCGCCCAGTCGTACCCGTCGGGGCACGTGGCCAACGCGATCGTCTGGTACGGCGTGCTCGCCCTACTGCTGGCCCCGTTGCTGCGTTCGGTCGGCCGGGCCGTCGGACCCCGGCTGGTCACCGTGGTCCGGGTCGTCCCCCCGGCGGTGGTCTTCTGCACCACCGTCTACCTGGGCTGGCACTGGTTCACCGACTCGGTCGCCGGGCTGCTGCTCGGGCTGCTGCTGGACCGGCTGCTGCACCGGGTGCCGTGGGACGACCTGCCGCTGCCCGGGCGGCTCGGCCCGTGGGCCCGGCCGACCGACCAGCTGCGCTGA
- a CDS encoding DUF4032 domain-containing protein: MRITSALVDPALLDLPWSTPLEQWPAEHLVALPQGISRHIVRFVRLGGYVYAVKETGERVAEREYDLLRALERIDFPSVEAIAIVADRQTDDGEPLDPVLITRHLQFSLPYRALFSNTLRPETMNRLLDALAALIVRMHLTGFFWGDCSLSNTLFRRDAGAFAAYLVDAETGALHPSLSNGQRGEDLEIARVNIFGEALDLQAAGLLHESIDPELVCEEVVRRYERLWHEITYEQQVERAARHDIEGRIRRLNELGFDVAEVAMSTVDNGRYLVRPKVVDAGYHTRRLLRLTGLDAEENQARKLLNDLDAYRVESDLTDEQQAAHRWLTEVFEPVVRAVPAHLRRKLEPQELFAQIIEHKWLLSEQAGRDVGMRRAVQSYLADVLVHRPDEQAVLGVEVPTA; encoded by the coding sequence GTGCGGATCACCTCGGCCCTCGTCGACCCGGCGCTGCTCGACCTCCCCTGGTCGACCCCGCTGGAGCAGTGGCCTGCCGAGCACCTGGTGGCGCTGCCCCAGGGCATCTCCCGGCACATCGTGCGGTTCGTCCGGCTCGGCGGCTACGTCTACGCGGTGAAGGAGACCGGCGAGCGGGTCGCCGAACGCGAGTACGACCTGCTGCGGGCGCTGGAGCGGATCGACTTCCCGTCCGTCGAGGCGATCGCCATCGTGGCCGACCGGCAGACCGACGACGGCGAGCCGCTCGACCCGGTGCTGATCACCCGGCACCTCCAGTTCTCCCTGCCCTACCGCGCGCTGTTCTCCAACACGCTGCGGCCGGAGACGATGAACCGGCTGCTCGACGCGCTGGCCGCGCTGATCGTCCGGATGCACCTGACCGGCTTCTTCTGGGGCGACTGCTCGCTGTCGAACACGCTGTTCCGGCGGGACGCGGGCGCGTTCGCCGCCTACCTGGTGGACGCCGAGACCGGCGCACTGCACCCCTCGCTCTCCAACGGCCAGCGCGGCGAGGACCTGGAGATCGCCCGGGTCAACATCTTCGGCGAGGCGCTCGACCTGCAGGCCGCCGGCCTGCTGCACGAGTCGATCGACCCCGAGCTGGTGTGCGAGGAGGTCGTGCGGCGCTACGAGCGGCTCTGGCACGAGATCACCTACGAGCAGCAGGTCGAACGCGCCGCCCGGCACGACATCGAGGGCCGCATCCGGCGCCTCAACGAGCTGGGCTTCGACGTCGCCGAGGTGGCCATGTCGACCGTCGACAACGGCCGCTACCTGGTGCGACCCAAGGTGGTCGACGCCGGCTACCACACCCGACGGCTGCTGCGGCTCACCGGCCTGGACGCCGAGGAGAACCAGGCCCGCAAGCTGCTCAACGACCTGGACGCCTACCGGGTGGAGAGCGACCTCACCGACGAGCAGCAGGCGGCGCACCGCTGGCTCACCGAGGTCTTCGAGCCGGTGGTCCGGGCCGTGCCCGCCCACCTGCGGCGCAAGCTGGAGCCACAGGAGCTGTTCGCGCAGATCATCGAGCACAAGTGGCTGCTCTCCGAGCAGGCCGGTCGGGACGTCGGGATGCGCCGGGCCGTGCAGTCCTACCTGGCCGACGTGCTGGTGCACCGCCCGGACGAGCAGGCCGTGCTCGGCGTCGAGGTCCCCACCGCCTGA
- the nagA gene encoding N-acetylglucosamine-6-phosphate deacetylase, which translates to MTRRVTGKVVTPTGVIRQGCVEIRDGRISAVADYPSVRDGHWIVPGFVDMHTHGGGGHTFTTGDPESARQAAAFHLGHGTTTLLASLVSSPFALMRDATAAFRPLVEEGVLAGIHYEGPYLSADRCGAQNPEFLRDPSTAELTELIELGGGAVRMVTLAPERDGATAAIELLVARGVVAAVGHTDASWEQTRAAVAAGASVGTHLFNGMRPVHHREPGPVVALLEAPNVVCELVADGVHLHDGMLGFATSVAGPERAALITDAMAAAGMPDGEYELGGQAVTVADGVARLSRDGAIAGSTLTMDAALRHAVDAGVALPDACRMVSTTPARAIGLGDRVGALQTGLRADLVVLDDDLNVVRVMRGGDWVE; encoded by the coding sequence ATGACCCGGCGCGTGACCGGCAAGGTGGTGACCCCGACCGGCGTCATCCGGCAGGGTTGCGTGGAGATCCGGGACGGCCGGATCAGCGCGGTGGCCGACTACCCGTCGGTGCGCGACGGCCACTGGATCGTGCCGGGCTTCGTCGACATGCACACCCACGGCGGGGGTGGCCACACGTTCACCACCGGCGACCCGGAGTCGGCCCGGCAGGCCGCCGCGTTCCACCTCGGACACGGCACCACCACGCTGCTGGCCAGCCTGGTCAGCTCCCCGTTCGCGCTGATGCGCGACGCCACCGCGGCCTTCCGCCCGCTGGTCGAGGAGGGGGTGCTCGCCGGCATCCACTACGAGGGCCCCTACCTGTCGGCCGACCGTTGCGGCGCGCAGAACCCGGAGTTCCTCCGTGACCCGTCCACGGCCGAACTGACCGAACTGATCGAGCTGGGCGGCGGCGCGGTGCGCATGGTCACCCTCGCCCCCGAGCGGGACGGCGCGACGGCGGCGATCGAGCTGCTGGTCGCCCGCGGTGTGGTCGCGGCGGTCGGACACACCGACGCCTCCTGGGAGCAGACCCGCGCGGCGGTGGCCGCCGGCGCGAGCGTCGGCACCCACCTCTTCAACGGGATGCGCCCGGTGCACCACCGCGAGCCCGGCCCGGTGGTGGCGCTGCTGGAGGCCCCGAACGTGGTCTGCGAGCTGGTCGCCGACGGCGTCCACCTGCACGACGGCATGCTCGGCTTCGCCACCTCGGTCGCCGGCCCGGAGCGGGCCGCGCTGATCACCGACGCGATGGCCGCCGCCGGCATGCCCGACGGCGAGTACGAGCTGGGCGGCCAGGCGGTCACCGTGGCCGACGGCGTGGCCCGGCTCAGCCGGGACGGGGCGATCGCCGGCAGCACGCTGACCATGGACGCCGCCCTGCGGCACGCGGTCGACGCGGGGGTCGCCCTGCCGGACGCCTGCCGCATGGTGTCCACGACCCCGGCCCGCGCGATCGGCCTCGGCGACCGGGTGGGCGCCCTCCAGACCGGCCTGCGCGCCGACCTGGTGGTGCTCGACGACGACCTGAACGTGGTCCGGGTGATGCGCGGCGGCGACTGGGTGGAGTGA
- a CDS encoding ROK family protein: MRGGDEVVVALDVGGTGMKCALVRPDGTTVHTERHATDAQRGPDAVVDTVLDVADGLAGKARAAGLTPVACGIAVPGVVDEARGVAVWSANVGFRDVPLGDLAATRLDLPAALGHDVRVGGLAEARLGAGRDAGHVLFVAIGTGIAAAHVVDGSAAVGAHGAAGEIGHILVRPGGPPCGCGRAGCLEAVASASAIGRRYTELAGTPATAAEVADRAATGDRLAERVWREAVEALADGLATGQALYDVATVVLGGGLAQAGPRLFDPLRDALRERLTFHREPRLVAAALGDEAGCLGAALLALDTLAKESR, translated from the coding sequence GTGAGGGGCGGCGACGAGGTCGTCGTCGCGCTGGACGTGGGCGGCACCGGGATGAAGTGCGCCCTGGTCCGGCCGGACGGCACGACCGTGCACACCGAACGGCACGCCACCGACGCCCAGCGCGGCCCGGACGCCGTGGTCGACACCGTCCTGGACGTGGCCGACGGGCTGGCGGGCAAGGCGCGCGCCGCCGGCCTCACGCCGGTGGCCTGCGGCATCGCCGTGCCCGGGGTGGTCGACGAGGCCCGCGGGGTGGCGGTCTGGTCGGCCAACGTGGGCTTCCGGGACGTACCGCTGGGCGACCTGGCGGCCACGCGCCTCGACCTGCCCGCGGCGCTCGGCCACGACGTGCGGGTGGGCGGCCTGGCCGAGGCCCGGCTCGGCGCCGGCCGGGACGCCGGGCACGTGCTCTTCGTCGCGATCGGCACCGGCATCGCCGCCGCGCACGTGGTCGACGGGTCGGCCGCCGTCGGCGCGCACGGCGCCGCCGGGGAGATCGGCCACATCCTGGTACGCCCCGGCGGCCCGCCCTGCGGCTGCGGCCGGGCCGGCTGCCTGGAGGCCGTGGCCTCGGCCTCGGCGATCGGCCGTCGCTACACCGAGCTGGCCGGCACACCGGCGACCGCCGCCGAGGTGGCCGACCGGGCGGCGACCGGCGACCGGCTCGCCGAGCGGGTCTGGCGGGAGGCGGTCGAGGCGCTCGCCGACGGTCTGGCCACCGGGCAGGCGCTCTACGATGTGGCGACCGTGGTGCTCGGCGGTGGCCTGGCCCAGGCCGGTCCCCGGCTGTTCGACCCGTTGCGCGACGCGCTGCGGGAGCGGCTGACCTTCCACCGCGAACCGCGCCTGGTCGCGGCCGCCCTCGGTGACGAGGCCGGCTGCCTGGGCGCCGCCCTGCTGGCCCTGGACACCCTGGCGAAGGAGAGTCGATGA